Proteins found in one Actinokineospora alba genomic segment:
- a CDS encoding DNA-directed RNA polymerase subunit beta': MLDVNFFDELRIGLATADDIRQWSFGEVKKPETINYRTLKPEKDGLFCEKIFGPTRDWECYCGKYKRVRFKGIICERCGVEVTRAKVRRERMGHIELAAPVTHIWYFKGVPSRLGYLLDLAPKDLEKIIYFAAYVITTVNTELRHNDLPTLENEMGVERKQVENKRDADIEARAQKLEADLAQLEAEGAKSDVRRKVKEGGEREMRQLRDRAQRELDRLDEIWSTFTKLDIKQLIADEMLYRELIDRYGDYFTGSMGAEAIQTLARDFDVDAEADILRDTIRNGKGQKKLRALKRLKVVAAFQATRNSPMGMVLDCVPVIPPDLRPMVQLDGGRFATSDLNDLYRRVINRNNRLKRLIDLGAPEIIVNNEKRMLQEAVDALFDNGRRGRPVTGPGNRPLKSLSDLLKGKQGRFRQNLLGKRVDYSGRSVIVVGPQLKLHQCGLPKAMALELFKPFVMKRLVDLNHAQNIKSAKRMVERARPAVWDVLEEVITEHPVMLNRAPTLHRLGIQAFEPQLVEGKAIQLHPLVCEAFNADFDGDQMAVHLPLSAEAQAEARILMLSSNNILSPASGRPLAMPRLDMVTGLYHLTRLKEDGLGAGHAYSSPAEAIMAYDRKVLGLQSMVKIRISDRTPGPGMQPEDWAPGQPWLAETTLGRVLFNELLPPDYPFMNEPMPKKRQAAIVNDLAERYPMVKVAQTLDKLKDAGFYWATRSGVTIAMSDVIVPPAKVGILEDYEKKADTVEKRYQRGQLSATERNNELVKVWSNATEEVAKAMEDNYPDDNPIPTIVKSGAAGNMTQIRQLSGMNGLVTNPRGEFIPRPIKANFREGLSVLEYFIATHGARKGLADTALRTADSGYLTRRLVDVSQDVIVREVDCGTTRGIVMTLGDPIEGGKVLRDQHVETSVYARCVADEVKDAEGNVLLNRADDLGDPAIEKLLESGVSKVKVRSVLTCEAAVGVCATCYGRSMATGQLVDIGEAVGIVAAQSIGEPGTQLTMRTFHQGGVAGDDITTGLPRVQELFEARVPKGKAPIADVDGRVRIEDGDRFWKITLTPDDGSEEIIFEKLSKRQRLAATPTGPLADGDHVSVGQQLLEGTRDPHEVLRVMGPREAQLHLVEEVQKVYRAQGVSIHDKHIEVIVRQMLRRVTILDSGTAEFLPGALIERAVFESENRRVVGAGGEPASGRPVLMGITKASLATDSWLSAASFQETTRVLTDAAINGRSDKLVGLKENVIIGKLIPAGTGINKYRNIQVQPTEEARVAAYAIPSYDDGYYTPDVFGAGTGAAVPLDDYDFGRDYR, encoded by the coding sequence GTGCTGGACGTCAACTTCTTCGACGAGCTCCGCATCGGCCTTGCGACCGCAGACGACATCCGTCAGTGGTCCTTCGGTGAGGTAAAGAAGCCCGAAACGATCAACTACCGCACCCTGAAGCCGGAGAAGGACGGGCTCTTCTGCGAGAAGATCTTCGGTCCGACCCGGGACTGGGAGTGCTACTGCGGCAAGTACAAGCGCGTGCGCTTCAAGGGCATCATCTGCGAGCGCTGTGGTGTCGAGGTCACTCGCGCCAAGGTTCGCCGTGAGCGCATGGGCCACATCGAGCTGGCCGCGCCGGTCACCCACATCTGGTACTTCAAGGGTGTCCCGAGCCGCCTGGGCTACCTGCTCGACCTCGCGCCGAAGGATCTCGAGAAGATCATCTACTTCGCCGCGTACGTGATCACCACGGTGAACACCGAGCTGCGCCACAACGACCTGCCCACGCTCGAGAACGAGATGGGCGTCGAGCGCAAGCAGGTCGAGAACAAGCGCGACGCCGACATCGAGGCCCGTGCGCAGAAGCTCGAAGCCGACCTCGCGCAGCTTGAGGCCGAGGGCGCCAAGAGCGACGTCCGCCGCAAGGTCAAGGAGGGCGGCGAGCGGGAGATGCGCCAGCTCCGCGACCGCGCCCAGCGTGAGCTGGACCGGCTCGACGAGATCTGGTCGACCTTCACCAAGCTCGACATCAAGCAGCTCATCGCCGACGAGATGCTCTACCGCGAGCTCATCGACCGCTACGGCGACTACTTCACCGGGTCCATGGGCGCCGAGGCGATCCAGACCCTGGCGCGCGACTTCGACGTCGACGCCGAGGCCGACATCCTGCGCGACACGATCCGCAACGGCAAGGGGCAGAAGAAGCTCCGCGCGCTCAAGCGGCTCAAGGTCGTCGCGGCGTTCCAGGCGACCCGCAACTCGCCCATGGGCATGGTGCTCGACTGCGTCCCGGTGATCCCGCCGGACCTGCGGCCGATGGTCCAGCTCGACGGTGGCCGCTTCGCCACCTCCGACCTGAACGACCTGTACCGCCGCGTGATCAACCGCAACAACCGCCTCAAGCGACTGATCGACCTCGGCGCGCCCGAGATCATCGTCAACAACGAGAAGCGGATGCTGCAGGAGGCCGTCGACGCGCTGTTCGACAACGGCCGCCGCGGTCGCCCGGTGACCGGACCGGGCAACCGCCCGCTCAAGTCGCTGTCCGACCTCCTCAAGGGCAAGCAGGGCCGGTTCCGCCAGAACCTGCTCGGCAAGCGAGTCGACTACTCCGGCCGTTCGGTCATCGTCGTCGGCCCGCAGCTCAAGCTGCACCAGTGCGGTCTGCCCAAGGCGATGGCGCTCGAGCTGTTCAAGCCGTTCGTCATGAAGCGGCTGGTCGACCTCAACCACGCGCAGAACATCAAGTCCGCCAAGCGGATGGTCGAGCGTGCGCGCCCGGCCGTGTGGGACGTGCTCGAAGAGGTCATCACCGAGCACCCCGTGATGCTGAACCGTGCGCCCACGCTGCACCGTCTCGGCATCCAGGCCTTCGAGCCGCAGCTGGTGGAAGGCAAGGCCATCCAGCTGCACCCGCTGGTCTGTGAGGCGTTCAACGCCGACTTCGACGGTGACCAGATGGCGGTCCACCTGCCGCTGTCGGCCGAGGCGCAGGCCGAGGCCCGCATCCTGATGCTGTCGTCGAACAACATCCTGTCCCCGGCGTCGGGTCGCCCGCTGGCGATGCCGCGTCTGGACATGGTGACGGGTCTGTACCACCTGACCCGCCTCAAGGAAGACGGTCTCGGCGCCGGGCACGCGTACTCCTCGCCCGCCGAGGCGATCATGGCCTACGACCGCAAGGTCCTCGGCCTGCAGTCCATGGTGAAGATCCGCATCTCGGACCGGACCCCGGGCCCCGGCATGCAGCCTGAGGACTGGGCTCCCGGTCAGCCGTGGCTGGCCGAGACCACCCTTGGCCGCGTGCTGTTCAACGAGCTGCTCCCGCCGGACTACCCGTTCATGAACGAGCCGATGCCGAAGAAGCGTCAGGCCGCGATCGTGAACGACCTCGCGGAGCGGTACCCGATGGTCAAGGTCGCGCAGACCCTGGACAAGCTCAAGGACGCGGGCTTCTACTGGGCCACGCGTTCGGGCGTCACCATCGCCATGTCCGACGTCATCGTGCCGCCGGCCAAGGTCGGGATTCTCGAGGACTACGAGAAGAAGGCCGACACCGTCGAGAAGCGCTACCAGCGTGGTCAGCTCTCCGCCACCGAGCGGAACAACGAGCTGGTCAAGGTCTGGAGCAACGCGACCGAAGAGGTCGCGAAGGCGATGGAGGACAACTACCCCGACGACAACCCGATCCCCACGATCGTGAAGTCGGGCGCGGCGGGCAACATGACCCAGATCCGTCAGCTCTCGGGCATGAACGGTCTGGTCACCAACCCGCGTGGTGAGTTCATCCCGCGACCGATCAAGGCCAACTTCCGTGAAGGCCTGTCGGTGCTGGAGTACTTCATCGCCACGCACGGTGCCCGCAAGGGTCTGGCCGACACCGCGCTGCGTACCGCCGACTCGGGTTACCTGACCCGTCGTCTGGTGGACGTCTCGCAGGACGTCATCGTCCGCGAGGTCGACTGTGGGACCACCCGCGGCATCGTGATGACGCTGGGCGACCCCATCGAGGGTGGCAAGGTCCTGCGCGACCAGCACGTCGAGACCAGCGTCTACGCGCGCTGCGTCGCCGACGAGGTCAAGGACGCCGAAGGCAACGTCCTGCTCAACCGGGCGGACGACCTGGGCGACCCGGCGATCGAGAAGCTGCTGGAGTCGGGTGTCTCGAAGGTCAAGGTCCGCTCGGTCCTGACCTGCGAGGCCGCGGTCGGCGTCTGCGCCACCTGCTACGGCCGCTCCATGGCGACGGGCCAGCTCGTCGACATCGGCGAGGCCGTCGGCATCGTGGCCGCGCAGTCCATCGGTGAGCCCGGCACGCAGCTGACGATGCGTACCTTCCACCAGGGTGGTGTGGCCGGAGACGACATCACCACCGGTCTGCCGCGTGTCCAGGAGCTGTTCGAGGCCCGCGTCCCCAAGGGCAAGGCCCCGATCGCCGACGTCGACGGCCGCGTGCGCATCGAGGACGGCGACCGTTTCTGGAAGATCACCCTCACGCCGGACGACGGCAGCGAGGAGATCATCTTCGAGAAGCTGTCGAAGCGTCAGCGGCTCGCCGCGACCCCGACCGGACCGCTCGCCGACGGCGACCACGTGTCGGTCGGCCAGCAGCTGCTGGAAGGCACCCGCGACCCGCACGAGGTCCTGCGAGTCATGGGTCCCCGTGAGGCGCAGCTGCACCTGGTCGAGGAAGTCCAGAAGGTCTACCGCGCCCAGGGTGTGTCGATCCACGACAAGCACATCGAGGTCATCGTCCGGCAGATGCTGCGCCGGGTCACGATCCTTGACAGCGGCACCGCCGAATTCCTGCCCGGCGCCCTCATCGAGCGCGCCGTGTTCGAGTCGGAGAACCGCCGCGTCGTGGGCGCCGGTGGCGAGCCCGCTTCGGGTCGCCCGGTCCTGATGGGTATCACGAAGGCCTCGCTGGCCACGGACTCGTGGCTCTCGGCCGCCTCCTTCCAGGAGACGACCAGGGTCCTGACCGACGCCGCGATCAACGGGCGCAGCGACAAGCTCGTGGGTCTGAAGGAGAACGTCATCATCGGTAAGTTGATCCCGGCTGGTACGGGCATCAACAAGTACCGCAACATCCAGGTCCAGCCGACCGAAGAGGCGCGAGTGGCGGCCTACGCCATCCCGTCCTACGACGACGGCTACTACACGCCGGACGTGTTCGGCGCGGGCACTGGTGCGGCGGTTCCGCTGGACGACTACGACTTCGGCCGCGACTACCGCTAG
- a CDS encoding MCE family protein, which produces MSSFSTKLGKDAARTVAIVCVLGLVIAAALWWLLKEANEKRYTAMFPGTVGLYEHNDVRVLGVKVGTVEEVTPKGDVVEVTMLVDRAIKIPADAKAVIVAPSLVSDRYVQLTPVFTGGELMATGTVIPRERTAAPLEVDDLYASLSRVSRTLGPNGVNKDGALSDLLNTLAKNLDGNGQAVNDTVTDLSKLTSTLSGNSEDLFATVDNLQKFTTTLAGSDDQVRQFNQQLAEAARFLAGERGNLAASVDQLGIALTTVQQFINDNRGRIKSNVDKLATVTQVLVDQRSALAETLDIAPLALSNLVNTYNASSGTSDARANLNELTQPPIVTVCKLVRQGTPGALPPALADVCDQLAPIVQGAVPLPSPAQVIDGLRSGHMPSLPLPMAGDPVGSGGGN; this is translated from the coding sequence ATGAGCAGTTTCTCCACGAAGCTGGGCAAGGACGCCGCCCGGACAGTCGCGATCGTGTGCGTGCTCGGCCTGGTCATCGCCGCCGCGCTGTGGTGGCTGCTGAAAGAGGCGAACGAGAAGCGCTACACCGCGATGTTCCCCGGCACGGTCGGCCTCTACGAGCACAACGATGTCCGCGTGCTCGGGGTCAAGGTGGGCACCGTCGAGGAAGTGACACCGAAGGGCGACGTCGTCGAGGTGACGATGCTCGTCGACCGCGCAATCAAGATCCCCGCGGACGCCAAGGCCGTCATCGTCGCGCCGTCGCTGGTCTCCGACCGCTACGTCCAGCTCACCCCGGTCTTCACCGGCGGCGAGCTGATGGCGACCGGCACGGTCATCCCGCGCGAGCGGACCGCCGCGCCGCTGGAGGTCGACGACCTCTACGCCAGCCTCAGCCGGGTCAGCCGCACCCTGGGCCCCAACGGGGTCAACAAGGACGGTGCCCTGTCCGACCTGCTCAACACCCTCGCCAAGAACCTCGACGGCAACGGCCAGGCGGTCAACGACACGGTCACCGACCTGAGCAAGCTGACGTCCACGCTGTCGGGCAACTCCGAGGACCTGTTCGCCACGGTCGACAACCTGCAGAAGTTCACGACGACCCTCGCGGGCAGCGACGACCAGGTCCGGCAGTTCAACCAGCAGCTGGCCGAGGCGGCCAGGTTCCTGGCGGGCGAGCGCGGCAACCTCGCCGCGTCGGTCGACCAGCTCGGCATCGCGCTCACCACGGTCCAGCAGTTCATCAACGACAACCGCGGCCGGATCAAGTCCAATGTGGACAAACTGGCCACGGTGACCCAGGTGCTCGTCGACCAGCGCTCCGCGCTCGCCGAGACACTCGACATCGCGCCCCTGGCCCTGAGCAACCTGGTCAACACCTACAACGCCTCGTCCGGCACGAGCGACGCGCGGGCCAACCTCAACGAGCTGACGCAGCCGCCGATCGTCACGGTCTGCAAGCTGGTCCGCCAGGGCACCCCGGGCGCGCTGCCGCCCGCCCTCGCCGATGTGTGCGACCAGCTCGCGCCGATCGTGCAGGGCGCGGTCCCGCTGCCGTCGCCCGCCCAGGTGATCGACGGGCTCCGCAGCGGCCACATGCCGTCCCTGCCGCTGCCGATGGCGGGCGACCCAGTCGGATCGGGAGGGGGGAACTGA
- the rpoB gene encoding DNA-directed RNA polymerase subunit beta: MAVSRATKATAATNSATASNSGIPGAPRRVSFAKIREPLGTPNLLDLQIQSFEWFTGNEMWFQRRIDAGDENPVGGLEEVLNEISPIEDFSGSMSLSFSDPRFDEVKASVEECKDKDMTYAAPLFVTAEFTNNTTGEIKSQTVFMGDFPVMTNKGTFIINGTERVVVSQLVRSPGVYFDTAIDKTTDKDVFSVKVIPSRGAWLEFDVDKRDTVGVRIDRKRRQPVTVLLKALGWTTEAIRERFHFSETLLATLEKDHTAGTDEALLDIYRKLRPGEPPTKESAQTLLENLFFKEKRYDLAKVGRYKINKKLGLAMPTNTGVLTEDDIVTTIEYLVRLHAGDTSMMAGEGENQREIPVEVDDIDHFGNRRLRTVGELIQNQIRVGLSRMERVVRERMTTQDVEAITPQTLINIRPVVAAIKEFFGTSQLSQFMDQTNPVAGLTHKRRLSALGPGGLSRERAGMEVRDVHHSHYGRMCPIETPEGPNIGLIGSLSSYARVNPFGFIETPYRKVVEGQVTDQIDYLTADEEDRHVIAQANAPLDDENHFAEERVLVRKRGGEVEFIEPFDVDYMDVSPRQMVSVATAMIPFLEHDAANRALMGANMQRQAVPLLRSESPLVGTGMELRAAVDGGDLVTAAKAGVIEELSADFITVMADDGTRQTYGMHKFRRSNQGTCINQKPIVAEGDRVEVGQVIADGPCTEDGEMALGKNLLVAIMPWEGHNYEDAIILSQRLVQDDVLTSIHIDEHEIDARDTKLGAEEITRDIPNVSEEVLADLDERGIIRIGAEVGAGDILVGKVTPKGETELTPEERLLRAIFGEKAREVRDTSLKVPHGETGKVIGIRVFSREDEDELPPGVNELVRVYVAQKRKIQDGDKLAGRHGNKGVIGKILPVEDMPFMPDGTPVDVVLNTHGVPRRMNIGQIMESHLGWIAKQGWSIEGNPDWAKKIPEELFEVEPDTNTATPVFDGAREDEITGLLGSTRPNRDGERMVGSDGKAVLYDGRSGEPYPYPVSVGYMYILKLLHLVDDKIHARSTGPYSMITQQPLGGKAQFGGQRFGEMECWAMQAYGAAYTLQELLTIKSDDVLGRVKVYEAIVKGENIPEPGIPESFKVLLKELQSLCLNVEVLSSDGAAIEMRDGDDEDLERAAANLGINLSRNESPSVDDVVN, encoded by the coding sequence TTGGCAGTCTCCCGCGCGACCAAGGCCACTGCTGCGACCAACTCCGCCACTGCTTCGAACTCGGGTATCCCGGGAGCGCCCCGTCGGGTCTCCTTCGCGAAGATCCGCGAGCCCCTGGGAACGCCCAACCTGCTGGACCTGCAGATCCAGTCGTTCGAGTGGTTCACCGGCAACGAGATGTGGTTCCAGCGCCGCATCGATGCCGGTGACGAGAACCCTGTCGGCGGCCTTGAGGAAGTCCTCAACGAGATCTCCCCGATCGAGGACTTCTCCGGCTCCATGTCACTGTCCTTCTCCGACCCGCGCTTCGACGAGGTCAAGGCCTCCGTCGAGGAGTGCAAGGACAAGGACATGACCTACGCCGCGCCGCTGTTCGTCACGGCCGAGTTCACCAACAACACCACTGGCGAGATCAAGAGCCAGACGGTGTTCATGGGTGACTTCCCCGTCATGACCAACAAGGGCACGTTCATCATCAACGGCACCGAGCGTGTCGTGGTGTCGCAGCTGGTCCGTTCGCCCGGTGTCTACTTCGACACCGCGATTGACAAGACCACCGACAAGGACGTCTTCAGCGTCAAGGTCATCCCCAGCCGCGGCGCGTGGCTCGAGTTCGACGTCGACAAGCGCGACACCGTCGGCGTCCGCATCGACCGCAAGCGCCGCCAGCCGGTCACCGTGCTGCTCAAGGCCCTGGGCTGGACCACCGAGGCCATCCGCGAGCGGTTCCACTTCTCCGAGACGCTGCTCGCGACCCTGGAGAAGGACCACACCGCCGGCACCGACGAGGCGCTGCTCGACATCTACCGCAAGCTGCGCCCGGGCGAACCGCCGACCAAGGAGAGCGCCCAGACGCTCCTGGAGAACCTGTTCTTCAAGGAGAAGCGCTACGACCTCGCCAAGGTTGGTCGCTACAAGATCAACAAGAAGCTTGGCCTCGCGATGCCGACGAACACCGGCGTGCTGACCGAGGACGACATCGTCACCACCATCGAGTACCTGGTCCGCCTGCACGCGGGCGACACCTCGATGATGGCGGGCGAGGGCGAGAACCAGCGCGAGATCCCGGTCGAGGTCGACGACATCGACCACTTCGGCAACCGCCGCCTGCGCACCGTGGGTGAGCTGATCCAGAACCAGATCCGGGTCGGCCTCTCCCGCATGGAGCGCGTGGTCCGCGAGCGGATGACCACTCAGGACGTCGAGGCGATCACGCCGCAGACCCTGATCAACATCCGCCCGGTCGTCGCCGCGATCAAGGAGTTCTTCGGAACCTCCCAGCTGTCGCAGTTCATGGACCAGACCAACCCGGTCGCCGGTCTGACGCACAAGCGTCGGCTCTCGGCTCTGGGCCCCGGCGGTCTGTCCCGTGAGCGCGCGGGCATGGAGGTCCGCGACGTCCACCACTCGCACTACGGCCGCATGTGCCCGATCGAGACGCCGGAAGGCCCGAACATCGGCCTGATCGGCTCGCTGTCGAGCTACGCGCGGGTCAACCCGTTCGGCTTCATCGAGACCCCGTACCGCAAGGTCGTCGAAGGTCAGGTCACCGACCAGATCGACTACCTGACCGCGGACGAGGAAGACCGGCACGTCATCGCCCAGGCGAACGCGCCGCTCGACGACGAGAACCACTTCGCCGAAGAGCGCGTGCTCGTCCGCAAGCGTGGCGGCGAGGTCGAGTTCATCGAGCCGTTCGACGTCGACTACATGGACGTCTCGCCGCGCCAGATGGTCTCGGTCGCGACCGCGATGATCCCGTTCCTCGAGCACGACGCCGCGAACCGTGCCCTCATGGGCGCGAACATGCAGCGTCAGGCGGTCCCGCTGCTGCGCAGCGAGTCCCCGCTGGTCGGCACCGGCATGGAGCTTCGCGCCGCGGTCGACGGCGGCGACCTGGTCACCGCCGCGAAGGCCGGTGTCATCGAGGAGCTCTCCGCCGACTTCATCACCGTGATGGCCGATGACGGCACCCGCCAGACCTACGGGATGCACAAGTTCCGCCGGTCGAACCAGGGCACCTGCATCAACCAGAAGCCCATCGTCGCCGAAGGCGACCGGGTCGAGGTCGGACAGGTCATCGCCGACGGGCCGTGCACCGAAGACGGCGAGATGGCCCTCGGCAAGAACCTGCTCGTGGCGATCATGCCGTGGGAAGGCCACAACTACGAGGACGCGATCATCCTGTCGCAGCGCCTCGTGCAGGACGACGTGCTCACCTCGATTCACATCGACGAGCACGAGATCGACGCGCGCGACACCAAGCTCGGCGCCGAGGAGATCACCCGGGACATCCCGAACGTCTCCGAGGAGGTCCTCGCGGACCTCGACGAGCGCGGCATCATCCGCATCGGTGCCGAGGTCGGCGCGGGCGACATCCTGGTCGGCAAGGTCACGCCCAAGGGCGAGACCGAGCTGACCCCGGAGGAGCGCCTGCTGCGCGCCATCTTCGGTGAGAAGGCCCGCGAGGTCCGCGACACGTCGCTGAAGGTCCCGCACGGCGAGACCGGCAAGGTCATCGGCATCCGCGTCTTCTCCCGTGAGGACGAGGACGAGCTGCCCCCCGGCGTCAACGAGCTGGTCCGGGTCTACGTGGCCCAGAAGCGCAAGATCCAGGACGGTGACAAGCTCGCGGGCCGCCACGGCAACAAGGGCGTCATCGGCAAGATCCTGCCCGTCGAGGACATGCCGTTCATGCCGGACGGCACCCCGGTCGACGTCGTGCTGAACACCCACGGTGTTCCGCGTCGTATGAACATCGGGCAGATCATGGAGTCCCACCTCGGGTGGATCGCCAAGCAGGGTTGGTCCATCGAGGGCAACCCGGACTGGGCGAAGAAGATCCCCGAGGAGCTCTTCGAGGTCGAGCCCGACACGAACACCGCCACGCCGGTGTTCGACGGCGCCCGCGAGGACGAGATCACCGGTCTGCTCGGCTCGACGCGGCCCAACCGCGACGGCGAGCGCATGGTGGGCTCGGACGGCAAGGCGGTCCTGTACGACGGCCGCAGCGGCGAGCCGTACCCGTACCCGGTCTCGGTCGGCTACATGTACATCCTGAAGCTGCTCCACCTGGTCGACGACAAGATCCACGCGCGTTCGACCGGCCCGTACTCGATGATCACCCAGCAGCCGCTCGGTGGTAAGGCGCAGTTCGGTGGCCAGCGCTTCGGTGAGATGGAGTGCTGGGCGATGCAGGCCTACGGCGCGGCGTACACGCTGCAGGAGCTGCTGACGATCAAGTCCGATGACGTGCTCGGCCGCGTGAAGGTCTACGAGGCCATCGTCAAGGGCGAGAACATCCCGGAGCCGGGTATCCCGGAGTCCTTCAAGGTGCTCCTCAAGGAGCTCCAGTCGCTGTGCCTCAACGTGGAGGTGCTGTCCTCGGACGGCGCTGCCATCGAGATGCGCGACGGGGACGACGAGGACCTGGAGCGCGCCGCCGCGAACCTGGGCATCAACCTCTCGCGCAATGAGTCGCCGTCCGTGGACGACGTCGTCAATTAA
- a CDS encoding MCE family protein yields the protein MLTKTVRLQLVAFFVIAVVAVVYAAFRFTDLGRVFGADGYRVKMDLVQSGGIFTNAEVTYRGVNVGRVGEIKLTREGMRIDLEIEPSAPDIPADLDAVIANRSAVGEQYVDLRPRKDGGEVLKEGSLIAADRTKTPISTDEVIRDLDNLATSVPTDSLRTVVDELERAFSGTGDDLQVLLDNQMAFTQTAREHLPQTIKLIEDGSIVLNTQLQQSGNIKSFAGDLKALSAQLRQSDPQIRTLIAATPGAADSITGLLRESGNGLGAVFANLLTVSNIMVSRTDGLELALVAYPLVAVGPKTVIDEKGQTHLGLALNLFDPPPCTRGYEGTERRDGNETAPAPVNEQAYCAEPVGSPINVRGSANAPFGGKPVAPTQEQLAANQNRGSEQLQELATNSVPGTVTQPGIGGLSSLAGLLGLPA from the coding sequence ATGCTGACCAAGACCGTCCGCCTCCAGCTCGTGGCGTTCTTCGTGATCGCCGTGGTCGCCGTCGTCTACGCGGCGTTCCGCTTCACCGACCTCGGCCGCGTCTTCGGCGCCGACGGCTACCGGGTCAAGATGGACCTGGTCCAGTCCGGCGGGATCTTCACCAACGCCGAGGTCACCTACCGCGGCGTCAACGTGGGCCGGGTCGGCGAGATCAAGCTGACCCGCGAGGGCATGCGCATCGACCTCGAGATCGAGCCGTCGGCCCCCGACATCCCGGCCGACCTCGACGCCGTGATCGCCAACCGGTCCGCGGTCGGCGAGCAGTACGTCGACCTGCGTCCGCGCAAGGACGGCGGCGAGGTGCTCAAGGAAGGCTCGCTGATCGCGGCCGACCGGACCAAGACGCCGATCAGCACCGACGAGGTCATCCGCGATCTCGACAATCTCGCCACCTCGGTCCCCACCGACTCGCTGCGCACCGTCGTCGACGAGCTGGAACGAGCGTTCTCCGGCACCGGCGACGACCTCCAAGTGCTGCTCGACAACCAGATGGCGTTCACCCAGACCGCCCGCGAGCACCTGCCGCAGACGATCAAGCTGATCGAGGACGGCTCGATCGTGCTGAACACGCAGCTGCAGCAGTCGGGCAACATCAAGTCCTTCGCGGGCGACCTCAAGGCGCTCTCCGCGCAGCTGCGCCAGTCCGACCCGCAGATCCGCACGCTGATCGCGGCCACGCCCGGCGCGGCCGACTCCATCACCGGCCTGCTCCGTGAGTCGGGCAACGGTCTCGGCGCGGTGTTCGCCAACCTGCTGACCGTCTCCAACATCATGGTCAGCCGCACGGACGGCCTCGAACTGGCGCTGGTCGCGTACCCGCTGGTCGCGGTGGGCCCGAAGACGGTCATCGACGAGAAGGGCCAGACGCACCTGGGCCTGGCGCTCAACCTGTTCGACCCGCCGCCGTGCACCCGCGGCTACGAGGGCACCGAGCGCCGCGACGGCAACGAGACCGCGCCGGCGCCGGTGAACGAGCAGGCCTACTGCGCCGAGCCGGTCGGCAGCCCGATCAACGTGCGCGGTTCCGCGAACGCGCCGTTCGGCGGCAAGCCGGTGGCGCCGACCCAGGAGCAGCTGGCGGCCAACCAGAACCGCGGCTCCGAGCAGCTGCAGGAGCTCGCGACCAACAGCGTCCCCGGCACGGTGACCCAGCCCGGCATCGGCGGTCTGTCCAGCCTGGCGGGCCTGCTGGGCCTGCCCGCCTGA
- a CDS encoding MCE family protein translates to MTTRIKLASVIVTAAAAVSLSGCGFTGIYDLPMPGGADLGDRPYTVKVQLRDVLDLVPQSGVKVNEVTVGRVDNIALAPDGWTAEATLLVNGDVELPANALAKLRQSSLLGEKYIELGPPPGGKGEGVLADNAFIPVERTNRNTEVEEVLGALSLLLNGGGVEQLQSITKELNNALAGNETNIRALLDNVNVMVTELDAGKADITRALDGINRLASTLNAQRDQIAGVIDNIGPGLKVLTDQRQQLVTMLQSLDSLSGIAVDTVNKSQADLVADLKALAPTLQKLGEAGNNLPNALELLVTYPFTDQAVKGVKGDYFNLYATLDLNLGEIVNNLGRSRQNPLQDLGLPGGLSGGQDGVPGNAPPVLPLPQLNSGQSTPVQPGSPQSGGGMGGIFDVLLGGGS, encoded by the coding sequence ATGACCACCAGGATCAAGCTCGCCAGTGTGATCGTGACCGCGGCCGCCGCGGTGTCGCTGTCCGGCTGCGGGTTCACCGGCATCTACGACCTCCCGATGCCCGGCGGCGCCGACCTCGGCGACCGGCCGTACACGGTCAAGGTCCAGCTCCGCGACGTCCTCGACCTGGTCCCGCAGTCCGGGGTCAAGGTCAACGAGGTCACCGTCGGCCGGGTCGACAACATCGCGCTGGCCCCCGACGGCTGGACCGCCGAGGCCACGCTGCTGGTCAACGGCGATGTCGAGCTGCCCGCCAACGCGCTGGCCAAGCTGCGCCAGTCCAGCCTGCTGGGTGAGAAGTACATCGAGCTCGGCCCGCCGCCCGGCGGCAAGGGCGAAGGCGTGCTCGCGGACAACGCGTTCATCCCGGTCGAGCGGACCAACCGCAACACCGAGGTCGAGGAAGTCCTCGGCGCCCTGTCGCTGCTGCTCAACGGTGGTGGTGTCGAGCAGTTGCAGAGCATCACCAAGGAGCTCAACAACGCGCTCGCGGGCAACGAGACCAACATCCGCGCGCTGCTCGACAACGTCAACGTGATGGTCACCGAACTCGACGCGGGCAAGGCCGACATCACCCGGGCGCTCGACGGCATCAACCGGCTCGCCAGCACGCTCAACGCCCAGCGCGACCAGATCGCGGGCGTCATCGACAACATCGGCCCCGGCCTCAAGGTCCTCACCGACCAGCGCCAGCAGCTGGTGACGATGCTGCAGAGCCTCGACTCGCTCTCCGGCATCGCGGTCGACACCGTCAACAAGAGCCAGGCCGACCTCGTCGCCGACCTCAAGGCGCTCGCCCCGACCCTGCAGAAGCTGGGGGAGGCGGGCAACAACCTGCCCAACGCGCTGGAGCTGCTGGTGACCTACCCGTTCACCGACCAGGCCGTGAAGGGCGTCAAGGGCGACTACTTCAACCTCTACGCCACCCTCGACCTCAACCTCGGCGAGATCGTGAACAACCTCGGCCGCAGCAGGCAGAACCCGTTGCAGGACCTCGGCCTGCCCGGCGGGCTGAGCGGTGGCCAGGACGGCGTGCCCGGCAACGCCCCGCCGGTGTTGCCGCTGCCGCAGCTCAACAGCGGCCAGTCCACGCCGGTGCAGCCCGGTTCGCCGCAGTCCGGCGGCGGCATGGGCGGCATCTTCGACGTGCTCCTCGGAGGCGGTTCCTGA